Proteins encoded together in one Kutzneria kofuensis window:
- a CDS encoding pyruvate dehydrogenase: MAQTVADQLIEVLRQAGVRRVYGLVGDSLNPIADAIRRTPDVEWVHVHNEEAAALAAAADAQLTGRLAVCAGSCGPGNTHLVQGLYDAHRSGAPVLAIASHIPSTQIGTNYFQETHPQHLFLECSDYCELVSRPEQMPRMQRIAMQTALAKQGVAVLVLPGDLTAEPAAHPTGASHLVETRAVAVPAEDAVHQLAAKINQARTVSLFVGAGVRDARAEVLELAAKVHSPIGHSLGGKEWIQYDNPYDVGMSGLLGYGACYEATHEADLLILLGTDFPYDTFLPQAHTVQVDHDAARLGRRTRLDLGVEGDVGATLRAVLPLVRQKTDRSFLDRMLRKHADALEKVVAAYTARVEKMRPVHPEYVAAVLDELVADDAVITVDTGMCNVWAARYLTPNGRRRIIGSFRHGTMANALPHAIGAAHAQPGRQVVSMSGDGGLTMLLGELRTVKERDVPVKIIAFNNGSLGMIRLEMMVAGYPSFETDHGVADLAGIARACGVPAEVVEDPADLRGTLETALAARGPFLVDVRTDPNALSIPPHITAAQVRGFALAATRTVLDGGVGKMIELARSNLRSIPRP; this comes from the coding sequence ATGGCGCAGACCGTCGCCGACCAGCTCATCGAGGTGCTCCGGCAGGCCGGCGTACGCCGGGTGTACGGCCTGGTGGGTGACAGCCTGAACCCGATCGCCGACGCGATCCGCCGCACGCCGGACGTCGAATGGGTGCACGTCCACAACGAGGAAGCGGCGGCGCTGGCCGCAGCGGCGGATGCGCAGCTCACCGGGCGGCTCGCGGTGTGCGCCGGCAGCTGCGGACCCGGCAACACGCACCTGGTCCAGGGCCTGTACGACGCGCACCGCAGCGGCGCCCCGGTGCTGGCGATCGCGTCCCACATCCCGTCCACGCAGATCGGCACCAACTACTTCCAGGAGACGCACCCGCAGCACCTGTTCCTGGAGTGCAGCGACTACTGCGAGCTGGTGTCCCGGCCCGAGCAGATGCCCCGGATGCAGCGGATCGCCATGCAGACGGCGCTGGCCAAGCAGGGCGTCGCGGTGCTGGTGCTCCCCGGCGACCTGACCGCGGAGCCGGCCGCGCATCCCACCGGCGCCAGCCATCTCGTCGAGACGCGGGCGGTCGCCGTGCCGGCCGAGGACGCGGTCCACCAGCTGGCCGCCAAGATCAACCAGGCGCGGACGGTGAGCCTGTTCGTCGGGGCCGGCGTCCGCGACGCCCGCGCCGAGGTGCTGGAGCTCGCCGCCAAGGTGCATTCGCCGATCGGCCACTCGCTCGGCGGCAAGGAGTGGATCCAGTACGACAACCCGTACGACGTGGGCATGAGCGGGCTGCTCGGCTACGGCGCCTGCTACGAGGCGACGCACGAGGCCGACCTGCTGATCCTGCTCGGCACCGACTTCCCGTACGACACGTTCCTGCCGCAGGCGCACACCGTGCAGGTCGACCACGACGCCGCCCGGCTCGGCCGGCGGACCCGGCTGGACCTGGGCGTCGAGGGCGACGTCGGGGCGACGCTGCGGGCCGTGCTGCCGCTGGTGCGGCAGAAGACCGACCGCTCGTTCCTGGACCGGATGTTGCGCAAGCACGCCGACGCCCTGGAGAAGGTTGTCGCCGCGTACACGGCGAGGGTCGAGAAGATGCGGCCGGTGCATCCCGAGTACGTGGCGGCGGTGCTGGACGAGCTGGTCGCCGACGACGCCGTGATCACCGTGGACACCGGCATGTGCAACGTGTGGGCGGCGCGGTACCTCACGCCCAACGGCCGGCGGCGGATCATCGGCTCGTTCCGGCACGGCACCATGGCCAACGCCCTGCCGCACGCCATTGGCGCCGCGCACGCGCAGCCGGGGCGGCAGGTGGTGTCGATGTCCGGCGACGGCGGGCTGACGATGCTGCTCGGCGAGCTGCGCACGGTCAAGGAACGCGACGTGCCGGTGAAGATCATCGCCTTCAACAACGGGTCGCTGGGCATGATCCGGCTGGAGATGATGGTCGCCGGCTATCCGTCGTTCGAGACCGACCACGGCGTCGCCGACCTGGCCGGCATCGCCCGGGCCTGCGGCGTTCCGGCCGAGGTGGTGGAGGATCCGGCCGATCTCCGCGGCACCCTGGAGACGGCGCTGGCCGCTCGGGGCCCGTTCCTGGTCGACGTCCGCACGGATCCCAACGCGCTGTCCATCCCGCCGCACATCACCGCCGCGCAGGTGCGGGGCTTCGCGCTGGCGGCGACACGGACCGTGCTGGACGGCGGCGTCGGCAAGATGATCGAGCTGGCCCGAAGCAACCTGCGCTCGATCCCGCGGCCCTAG
- a CDS encoding extracellular solute-binding protein — translation MTIGRRRLLGLGLGALGAAALAGCAPPGANPVNSEPVIPAAAPGEKITLTYWAWLKDLQKVCDIWNAKNPNVQVQAVFSLGGNSGGYQKMYSALAAGGGPDLAQVELRSVPEFMLVGGLVDLSRYGAKQYASRYDEAAWGQVSFNGGVYAIPQDTGPMGWYYQPAVLDKVGGQPPATWDEWARLAEELHKADPTVYLESFSVADASPFISYAAQAGAKWFTPTEDGWVVNLTDEASLMVARFFDKAVDNKWVQTAYDAYSPGWTAAAGNGQIAALTGASWGDALVETIGTGSGKWKVAPMPRWSGGFGSTALGGSSSAVLANSKHPKEALDFAVWMTTSREGIDAMIKYCGIGWSPARDYIGAQRQQPSEFFSHQNYNTDVFLPASKQQPTDWHWWPITQRTIYALSDNFRRKLTAGQSFVDSLRITQQTTVDTMRQIGLTVREAK, via the coding sequence GTGACCATCGGTCGCCGTCGCCTGCTGGGACTCGGACTCGGCGCGCTGGGCGCCGCCGCGCTGGCGGGATGCGCGCCACCGGGCGCGAACCCGGTGAACTCGGAGCCGGTGATTCCGGCCGCCGCGCCCGGGGAGAAGATCACGCTGACCTACTGGGCGTGGCTGAAGGACCTGCAGAAGGTCTGCGACATCTGGAACGCCAAGAACCCGAACGTGCAGGTCCAGGCGGTGTTCAGCCTGGGCGGCAACAGTGGCGGCTACCAGAAGATGTATTCCGCGCTGGCCGCGGGCGGCGGTCCCGACCTTGCCCAGGTCGAGCTGCGCAGCGTGCCGGAGTTCATGCTCGTCGGCGGCCTGGTCGACCTGTCCCGCTACGGCGCCAAGCAGTACGCGTCGCGCTACGACGAGGCGGCGTGGGGCCAGGTGAGCTTCAACGGCGGCGTGTACGCGATCCCGCAGGACACCGGCCCGATGGGCTGGTACTACCAGCCGGCGGTGCTGGACAAGGTCGGCGGGCAGCCACCGGCCACTTGGGACGAATGGGCGCGGCTGGCCGAGGAGCTGCACAAGGCGGATCCCACCGTGTACCTGGAATCCTTCTCCGTGGCCGACGCGTCGCCGTTCATCTCGTACGCGGCGCAGGCCGGCGCGAAGTGGTTCACGCCCACCGAGGACGGCTGGGTCGTCAACCTCACCGACGAGGCGTCACTGATGGTGGCCCGGTTCTTCGACAAGGCCGTGGACAACAAGTGGGTGCAGACGGCCTACGACGCCTACAGTCCAGGGTGGACCGCCGCCGCCGGCAACGGCCAGATCGCCGCCCTGACCGGAGCGTCCTGGGGCGACGCGCTCGTGGAGACGATCGGCACCGGCTCGGGCAAGTGGAAGGTCGCCCCGATGCCCAGGTGGTCGGGCGGCTTCGGGTCCACCGCGCTGGGCGGGTCGAGCTCCGCGGTCCTGGCCAACAGCAAGCATCCCAAGGAGGCACTGGACTTCGCCGTGTGGATGACCACCAGCCGGGAGGGCATCGACGCGATGATCAAGTACTGCGGCATCGGCTGGTCGCCGGCCCGCGACTACATCGGCGCGCAGCGGCAGCAGCCCAGCGAGTTCTTCAGCCACCAGAACTACAACACCGACGTCTTCCTGCCGGCGTCCAAGCAGCAGCCGACCGACTGGCACTGGTGGCCGATCACGCAGCGCACGATCTACGCGCTGTCGGACAACTTCCGGCGCAAGCTCACCGCCGGTCAGTCCTTCGTGGACAGTCTGCGGATCACCCAGCAGACCACTGTGGACACCATGCGGCAGATCGGGCTCACCGTGCGGGAGGCGAAGTGA
- a CDS encoding FAD-dependent monooxygenase has protein sequence MTRALIIGGGVAGPATALALHKAGIEAAVYEAYPVGGDDVGAFLTIMNNGMDALAAVDAAEVVEAISFPATTVEFLNGTGQVLGRQHIAGQLETRHDPRTMRRSALYRALTEEARGRGIPVSNGKRLVDAVSEGDRIRAVFEDGTSEVGDVLVGADGIHSRVRSLIDPAAPEPRYTGLNILYGYTDDPTLPLSTDAYRMIQGKRAFFGYTTSPHGETFWFARLPGPELTRDRVAGLTVDGWRRRAAEYFIADATPSRRIIEATWGEIIGGNAYDVPSTPHWFRGAMVLVGDAAHAASPAAGQGASMALEDAVVLGKCLRDLPRDAAFEAYVRIRRERVERLVATSANDGATQDSGDEVLSEQLNDRQQSRAWLYAHHIEWAETVV, from the coding sequence ATGACCAGGGCGCTGATCATCGGGGGCGGTGTCGCCGGACCGGCGACGGCGCTGGCGTTGCACAAGGCCGGCATCGAGGCCGCGGTGTACGAGGCCTATCCGGTCGGCGGCGACGACGTCGGCGCGTTCCTGACGATCATGAACAACGGCATGGACGCCCTGGCCGCGGTGGACGCCGCCGAGGTGGTCGAGGCCATCTCCTTCCCGGCCACCACAGTGGAGTTCCTCAACGGAACGGGCCAGGTGCTGGGTCGGCAGCACATCGCCGGCCAGCTCGAGACCCGCCACGACCCGCGCACCATGCGCCGCTCCGCCCTCTACCGCGCACTGACCGAAGAGGCACGCGGGCGGGGAATTCCGGTCAGCAACGGCAAGCGGCTCGTCGACGCCGTGTCCGAGGGCGACCGGATCCGGGCCGTGTTCGAGGACGGCACCTCCGAGGTCGGCGACGTGCTGGTCGGCGCGGACGGCATCCACTCCCGGGTCCGCTCGCTGATCGACCCGGCCGCGCCGGAACCCCGCTACACCGGGCTGAACATCCTGTACGGCTACACCGACGACCCGACGCTGCCGCTGTCCACCGACGCGTACCGGATGATCCAGGGCAAGCGGGCGTTCTTCGGCTACACCACGTCGCCGCACGGCGAGACGTTCTGGTTCGCCCGGCTGCCCGGCCCGGAGCTGACCCGGGACCGCGTCGCCGGCCTGACGGTCGACGGCTGGCGGCGGCGGGCGGCCGAGTACTTCATCGCCGACGCCACGCCGTCGCGGCGGATCATCGAGGCCACCTGGGGCGAGATCATCGGCGGCAACGCCTACGACGTGCCGTCCACGCCGCACTGGTTTCGCGGCGCGATGGTGCTCGTCGGCGACGCCGCGCACGCCGCGTCCCCGGCCGCCGGCCAGGGCGCGTCGATGGCGCTGGAGGACGCCGTCGTGCTCGGGAAGTGCCTGCGCGACCTGCCTCGCGACGCCGCGTTCGAGGCGTACGTGCGGATCCGCCGGGAGCGGGTCGAACGGCTGGTGGCGACCAGCGCCAATGACGGCGCGACCCAGGACAGCGGCGACGAGGTGCTGTCGGAGCAGCTCAACGACCGGCAGCAGTCGCGGGCCTGGTTGTACGCACACCACATCGAGTGGGCGGAGACCGTGGTCTGA
- a CDS encoding nucleoside hydrolase, producing the protein MLIVVDTDPGVDDAFALVGLLARARRGDCRVAAIGTVHGNLPPEPGADNALRITALLGMDVPVAVGEAKPLVGPEMQSGQIVHGEDGLGGNAGPPPTARPTGESAADQLVRLSRQHPGEITVLALGPLTNVAKALEIEPELPTLVKDVVWMGGVFALPGTVGVAQEPNAWHDPEAAEQVMAAGFTLTVVPIDAVVEAWADETWVTELARIDNPVAEALTAWHKQYLDFYSGTLAVEYGGPGMLLYDPVAAAIALNPALAEFERHEVVVELHGHLRGATLVDRRAVPLPGTELPRRRPVTVAVAADTARVLAELLADIAELGRYV; encoded by the coding sequence GTGCTGATCGTGGTGGACACGGATCCCGGCGTCGACGACGCGTTCGCGCTCGTGGGCCTGCTGGCCAGGGCCCGCCGCGGCGACTGCCGGGTGGCGGCGATCGGCACCGTGCACGGCAACCTACCGCCGGAGCCGGGTGCGGACAACGCCCTTCGCATCACCGCGCTGCTCGGCATGGACGTCCCGGTGGCGGTCGGCGAGGCGAAGCCGCTGGTCGGGCCGGAGATGCAGTCGGGCCAGATCGTGCACGGCGAGGACGGCCTCGGCGGCAACGCCGGGCCGCCGCCCACCGCCCGCCCGACCGGGGAGTCCGCCGCCGACCAGCTGGTCAGGCTGTCCCGACAACACCCCGGCGAGATCACCGTCCTGGCGCTGGGCCCGCTGACCAACGTCGCCAAGGCCCTGGAGATCGAGCCGGAGCTGCCGACCCTCGTCAAGGACGTGGTCTGGATGGGCGGCGTGTTCGCCCTCCCGGGCACGGTCGGCGTCGCCCAGGAGCCCAACGCCTGGCACGACCCCGAGGCGGCCGAGCAGGTCATGGCCGCCGGCTTCACGCTCACCGTCGTGCCGATCGACGCGGTGGTGGAGGCGTGGGCGGACGAGACCTGGGTCACCGAACTGGCGCGGATCGACAACCCGGTGGCCGAGGCGCTGACGGCCTGGCACAAGCAGTACCTCGACTTCTACTCGGGCACGCTGGCCGTGGAGTACGGCGGGCCGGGCATGCTGCTGTACGACCCGGTGGCGGCGGCGATCGCCCTGAACCCCGCCCTGGCCGAGTTCGAGCGGCACGAAGTGGTCGTGGAGCTGCACGGCCACCTGCGCGGGGCCACGCTGGTGGACCGCCGGGCGGTCCCGCTGCCGGGCACCGAGCTGCCCAGGCGTCGTCCGGTGACCGTCGCTGTGGCCGCCGACACAGCACGGGTGTTGGCCGAGTTGCTGGCAGACATCGCCGAGCTGGGGCGGTATGTGTAA
- a CDS encoding 3-methyladenine DNA glycosylase, producing MDATTVLTEPEWRARQRAHVDRVRRWTQPHRERSLAKEKHPVHDFLFTYYSHRPGRLERWHPGLGVVLAGDASEFLDYRGYHRTDEGVTLDPAACTEPRVRTAEFYLALLTATVSRPPRLNCFGLHEWAMVYRQTPEQVRHFGWPLRLGHNGTDELVESSQVRCGHFDAFRFFTPPARPRNTLQPTRESQVELEQPGCLHGNMDLYKAAYKLEPYVPSELVADCFQLASEIRELDMKASPYDLSALGYEPVRIESPAGRAEYARLQAEFAERSKPLRDRLITCCRDVLRWREAHLPAAP from the coding sequence ATGGACGCGACGACGGTGCTGACCGAACCCGAGTGGCGGGCCCGGCAGCGCGCGCACGTCGACCGGGTCCGCCGCTGGACGCAGCCGCACCGGGAACGGTCCCTGGCCAAGGAAAAGCACCCGGTGCACGACTTCCTGTTCACGTACTACTCGCATCGGCCGGGGCGGCTGGAGCGCTGGCACCCCGGTCTCGGCGTCGTGCTGGCCGGGGATGCCTCGGAGTTCCTCGACTACCGCGGTTATCACCGTACGGACGAGGGTGTGACGCTGGATCCGGCCGCCTGCACCGAACCTCGTGTGCGCACCGCGGAGTTCTACCTGGCGCTGCTGACCGCGACGGTGTCCCGGCCGCCGCGGCTGAACTGCTTCGGGCTGCACGAGTGGGCCATGGTGTACCGGCAGACACCCGAGCAGGTCCGGCACTTCGGCTGGCCGCTCCGGTTGGGGCACAACGGAACCGATGAACTGGTCGAGTCGTCGCAGGTCCGTTGTGGACACTTCGACGCGTTCCGGTTCTTCACCCCGCCGGCCCGGCCGCGCAACACGCTGCAGCCGACCCGGGAGTCGCAGGTCGAGCTGGAGCAGCCGGGTTGCCTGCACGGCAACATGGACCTGTACAAGGCGGCCTACAAGCTGGAGCCGTACGTGCCGTCGGAGCTGGTGGCGGACTGCTTCCAGCTGGCGTCGGAAATCCGTGAGCTGGACATGAAGGCCAGCCCGTACGACCTGTCGGCGCTGGGCTACGAGCCGGTGCGGATCGAGTCGCCGGCCGGTCGCGCCGAGTACGCACGGCTGCAGGCGGAGTTCGCGGAACGTTCGAAACCGTTGCGGGACAGGCTGATCACGTGCTGCCGGGACGTGCTGCGGTGGCGGGAAGCGCACCTGCCAGCAGCTCCCTGA
- a CDS encoding histone-like nucleoid-structuring protein Lsr2 has protein sequence MAQKTIVQLIDDLDGGEANESVSFGLDGVEYTIDLSEDNAKKLREGLSAFVEKAQRVGGRKQRGGATTAVKAGGDRAQNQAIREWARSQGEKISDRGRIPAELVAKFQAAHGS, from the coding sequence ATGGCACAGAAGACCATCGTCCAGCTGATCGACGACCTCGATGGCGGTGAGGCCAACGAGAGCGTGTCCTTCGGTCTCGACGGTGTCGAGTACACCATCGACCTGTCCGAGGACAACGCGAAGAAGCTCCGCGAAGGCCTGTCGGCGTTCGTCGAGAAGGCGCAGCGTGTCGGTGGCCGCAAGCAGCGGGGTGGCGCCACCACCGCGGTGAAGGCCGGCGGCGACCGCGCGCAGAACCAGGCGATTCGCGAGTGGGCCCGCAGCCAGGGGGAGAAGATCTCCGACCGCGGCCGCATCCCGGCCGAGCTGGTGGCCAAGTTCCAGGCCGCTCACGGCAGCTGA
- a CDS encoding purine-cytosine permease family protein, with protein sequence MVTVDRTAVEQRGIEHVPDEERYGTPSRQFWVWSAANLSMLPVGYGLFVVAVGLNWWQAMLAVVIGIALSYPLVGAVAIAGTRGGAPAMMLSRASFGVLGSRLPTLITWFTVVGWETVSVALGALATRTVLERLSPGLGGTAMVALAFAVIALGTIVLGVYGYHVIQRVQRWLTLITALVTVVYLIVVLPRLHFDLSGARTGSGVIFLGGIVLVMAGTGLGWLAAGADYSRYLPRSTPSRAILGWTAAGGGVTQGLLVLVGVLLSTSDPVLAGAVAKDPIGALAAQAPTWFLVPYLISVIISVTAAGAVDLYSSGLVLQAIGVRLPRPVTAGIDGVLMIIGGVYMVFIAPTFASVFTAFLLITGVAASAWAAVFLVDLLMHRRDGYDTAALDDVNGRYGRFNWAGIGSMVVGTVVGLGLVTSADPHLAVITAFLMPSGIANSPLAMTNLGIVLGFLLSGVLYAVLTLRTRTAAPKESTPQAVAG encoded by the coding sequence ATGGTGACGGTCGACCGGACCGCTGTGGAGCAGCGGGGCATCGAGCACGTGCCGGACGAGGAGCGCTACGGCACGCCGAGCCGCCAGTTCTGGGTGTGGTCGGCGGCCAACCTGAGCATGTTGCCCGTCGGCTACGGCCTGTTCGTGGTGGCGGTCGGGCTGAACTGGTGGCAGGCGATGCTCGCCGTGGTCATCGGCATCGCCCTGTCGTATCCGCTGGTCGGCGCGGTCGCGATCGCCGGGACGCGCGGTGGTGCGCCGGCGATGATGCTGAGCCGGGCGTCGTTCGGCGTGCTGGGCAGCCGGCTGCCGACCCTGATCACCTGGTTCACCGTCGTCGGCTGGGAGACCGTGAGCGTCGCGCTCGGCGCGTTGGCGACCCGGACCGTGCTCGAACGACTGTCACCCGGCCTGGGCGGAACGGCGATGGTGGCGTTGGCGTTCGCGGTCATCGCCCTGGGCACGATCGTGCTCGGCGTCTACGGCTATCACGTGATCCAGCGAGTTCAGCGGTGGCTGACGCTGATCACCGCTCTCGTCACCGTCGTCTATCTGATCGTGGTGCTGCCCCGCCTGCACTTCGACCTGTCCGGCGCCAGGACCGGCTCCGGCGTGATCTTCCTGGGCGGCATCGTGCTGGTGATGGCCGGTACCGGACTGGGCTGGCTGGCGGCAGGGGCGGATTACTCGCGCTATCTGCCACGAAGCACGCCTTCGCGCGCCATCCTCGGCTGGACGGCGGCCGGCGGCGGCGTCACCCAGGGCCTGTTGGTGTTGGTCGGCGTGCTGCTGTCGACGAGCGACCCGGTGCTGGCCGGAGCGGTGGCCAAGGACCCGATCGGCGCGCTCGCCGCGCAGGCCCCGACCTGGTTCCTGGTGCCGTACCTGATCAGTGTGATCATCAGCGTCACCGCCGCCGGCGCGGTCGACCTCTACTCCTCCGGCCTCGTGCTGCAGGCCATCGGGGTGCGGCTGCCGCGGCCGGTGACCGCCGGCATCGACGGGGTGCTGATGATCATCGGGGGCGTCTACATGGTGTTCATCGCGCCCACCTTCGCCAGCGTGTTCACCGCGTTCCTGCTGATCACGGGCGTCGCCGCGTCGGCGTGGGCGGCGGTGTTCCTGGTCGACCTGCTGATGCACCGCCGCGACGGCTACGACACCGCGGCCCTGGACGACGTCAACGGCCGCTACGGGCGGTTCAACTGGGCCGGCATCGGGTCGATGGTCGTCGGCACCGTGGTCGGCCTCGGCCTGGTCACCTCGGCTGACCCGCATCTGGCCGTGATCACCGCGTTCCTGATGCCGTCCGGCATCGCCAACAGCCCGCTGGCCATGACCAACCTGGGCATCGTGCTCGGCTTCCTGCTCTCCGGCGTGCTGTATGCCGTGCTCACACTGCGCACCCGGACCGCTGCCCCAAAGGAGTCGACACCGCAGGCGGTCGCTGGCTGA
- a CDS encoding ATP-binding protein, whose product MSESFGRHVRALRTRHALSLRGLADLAGITPGYLSKIENGRLPSVDMARALDVALGANGSLLAVLTVDQLPRPAQLPLAMSGFVGREAEIRDLTAALERPADSRVPLIIAVDGPPGAGKTTLALHFAHKAIPRFPDGQLYADLRGHSPHDRPALPEEVLADLLRSLGVPAAGTADVEHLAALYRSALAERRMLIVLDNAADFAQIEPLLPGTARCAVIITSRERLSGLTLRASPHRLTLGPMSEDESLALLTTVLGKERADREPAALASLANRCGRLPLALRVAAERAVTTPDYDLRDLVTELDSERLDVLGVEDADVRTVFSWSLRRLDPDAARLFPLLGLYPGPQISGRAAAAFAGMPHTFARRATARLTHAHLLRAVGRDRYTFHDLIRDYAAELADREVTDTSAAVHRLVSWYLHSATAACHVLAPFRFDPMAKDDLPRGVHPLGWTSDDPGALDALRWCDAELANFVPIIQLAMEHGHHKLAWQLPVTLWTYWLQRRPWTVWIRSHELARQAARTLGDRAAEGWVVTNMAEGYRRMGELEQASRLYAEARDLRAEVGDRYGLAWALAGSAFLAADLRDDGKAQDFADRATQIFVQYKDVQGQALCLMTRGDVLRLRGDLDGGLALCALALGMMSDIASLEGQVHVLRKMVEIHLARNDFPPALALLDDTVVTSRELRDRWAQAEALTRRGDVLTELGRRDEARASWQQALTLYDELDDATGSRSVRELLAGALPATAARPGST is encoded by the coding sequence ATGTCTGAGAGCTTCGGTCGGCACGTGCGGGCGCTGCGCACCCGACACGCGCTGTCGCTGCGCGGCCTGGCCGACCTCGCCGGCATCACCCCCGGCTACCTGAGCAAGATCGAGAACGGCCGGCTGCCCTCGGTGGACATGGCCCGCGCCCTGGACGTCGCGCTCGGCGCGAACGGCTCGCTGCTCGCGGTGCTGACCGTGGACCAGCTCCCCCGCCCGGCCCAGCTGCCGCTGGCGATGAGCGGCTTCGTCGGCCGGGAGGCCGAGATCCGCGACCTGACCGCCGCTCTGGAGCGCCCGGCCGACAGCCGGGTGCCGCTGATCATCGCGGTGGACGGCCCGCCGGGCGCCGGCAAGACCACCCTGGCGCTGCATTTCGCGCACAAGGCCATCCCCCGCTTCCCGGACGGCCAGCTGTACGCCGACCTGCGCGGGCACAGCCCGCACGACCGGCCGGCGCTGCCCGAGGAGGTGCTGGCCGACCTGCTGCGCTCGCTCGGCGTGCCGGCCGCCGGCACCGCGGACGTGGAGCACCTGGCGGCGCTGTACCGGTCCGCGCTGGCCGAGCGGCGGATGCTGATCGTGCTGGACAACGCGGCCGACTTCGCCCAGATCGAGCCGCTTCTGCCGGGGACGGCCCGGTGCGCGGTGATCATCACCAGCCGGGAGCGGCTGTCCGGGCTGACGCTGCGGGCCAGCCCGCACCGGCTCACGCTGGGCCCGATGTCCGAGGACGAGTCGCTGGCGCTGCTGACGACCGTGCTCGGCAAGGAACGCGCGGACCGCGAGCCGGCGGCCCTGGCCTCGCTGGCCAACCGCTGCGGACGCCTGCCGCTGGCGCTGCGGGTGGCGGCGGAACGAGCCGTCACGACGCCGGACTACGACCTGCGCGATCTGGTCACCGAGCTGGATTCCGAACGGTTGGACGTGCTCGGTGTGGAGGACGCGGACGTCCGCACCGTCTTCTCCTGGTCGCTGCGGCGCCTCGACCCCGACGCCGCCCGGCTGTTCCCGCTGCTCGGCCTGTACCCCGGCCCGCAGATCAGCGGTCGGGCCGCCGCCGCGTTCGCCGGCATGCCGCACACCTTCGCCCGCCGCGCCACGGCCCGCCTCACCCACGCCCACCTGCTGCGGGCCGTCGGCCGCGACCGGTACACGTTCCACGACCTGATCCGCGACTACGCCGCCGAGCTGGCCGACCGGGAGGTCACCGACACCTCGGCGGCGGTGCACCGGCTGGTCAGCTGGTACCTGCACTCGGCCACGGCGGCCTGCCACGTGCTGGCGCCGTTCCGGTTCGACCCGATGGCCAAGGACGACCTCCCGCGCGGCGTGCACCCGCTGGGCTGGACCTCGGACGACCCCGGCGCGCTGGACGCCCTGCGCTGGTGCGACGCCGAGCTGGCCAACTTCGTGCCGATCATCCAACTCGCCATGGAGCACGGCCACCACAAGCTGGCCTGGCAACTGCCGGTCACGCTGTGGACGTACTGGCTGCAGCGCCGGCCGTGGACGGTGTGGATCCGCAGCCACGAGCTGGCCCGGCAGGCCGCCCGCACGCTCGGGGACCGGGCCGCCGAGGGCTGGGTGGTGACCAACATGGCCGAGGGCTATCGGCGGATGGGCGAGCTGGAGCAGGCCAGCCGGCTCTACGCGGAGGCCCGCGACCTGCGCGCCGAGGTCGGCGACCGCTACGGCCTGGCCTGGGCGCTGGCGGGCTCGGCGTTCCTCGCCGCCGATCTCCGTGACGACGGGAAGGCGCAGGACTTCGCCGACCGGGCGACGCAGATCTTCGTGCAGTACAAGGACGTCCAGGGTCAGGCGCTGTGCCTGATGACCCGGGGCGACGTGCTGCGGCTGCGCGGCGACCTCGACGGCGGCCTCGCCCTGTGCGCGCTGGCGCTGGGCATGATGTCGGACATCGCCTCGCTGGAGGGGCAGGTGCACGTGCTGCGCAAGATGGTGGAAATCCACCTGGCGCGCAACGACTTCCCGCCCGCGCTGGCGCTGCTGGACGACACCGTGGTGACGAGCCGGGAGCTGCGGGACCGCTGGGCGCAGGCGGAGGCGTTGACCCGGCGCGGTGATGTGCTGACCGAGCTGGGCCGTCGCGACGAGGCCCGCGCCTCCTGGCAGCAGGCCCTCACGCTCTACGACGAGCTCGACGACGCCACCGGCAGCCGGTCGGTCAGGGAGCTGCTGGCAGGTGCGCTTCCCGCCACCGCAGCACGTCCCGGCAGCACGTGA